The following are encoded in a window of Roseimaritima ulvae genomic DNA:
- a CDS encoding class I SAM-dependent DNA methyltransferase translates to MPLDSAAMLKHYRIQFPPADSEQFGQDEVYFTLIEDGKRQRLRFHDYDEIYKRPGLYEQLFYERLRCNSPEKVAELLQRALDTVREPVSELRVLDLGAGNGMVGEVLKRNGVARMVGADIIPEAREAAYRDRSTVYDDYYVADLTNLDDDEQDQLREWRFDCLTCVAALGFGDIPPRAFFNAMKLVRTDGWLAFNIKHSFLDHNETGGFSRLIRELIFSKYLDVYHLELYRHRLSMEGTQLFYYALVGRMTASIPEDFLEQHGIED, encoded by the coding sequence ATGCCGTTAGACTCCGCGGCCATGTTAAAACACTATCGAATTCAGTTTCCGCCGGCCGATTCCGAGCAATTCGGCCAAGACGAAGTTTACTTCACCCTGATTGAGGACGGAAAACGGCAGCGTCTGCGATTTCACGATTACGACGAAATCTACAAACGCCCCGGCCTCTACGAACAGCTCTTCTACGAACGCCTTCGCTGTAACTCGCCTGAAAAAGTTGCCGAACTGTTGCAGCGTGCGTTGGATACCGTCCGCGAACCGGTGTCCGAATTGCGAGTGCTCGACCTGGGCGCCGGCAACGGTATGGTGGGCGAGGTACTCAAACGCAACGGCGTCGCCCGAATGGTGGGCGCGGACATCATCCCCGAAGCTCGTGAGGCGGCCTACCGCGACCGCTCGACCGTCTACGACGACTACTACGTCGCCGACCTGACAAATCTGGACGACGACGAACAGGATCAACTTCGCGAATGGCGTTTCGACTGTCTGACCTGTGTGGCCGCACTCGGTTTTGGCGACATCCCGCCTCGGGCTTTCTTCAACGCCATGAAGCTGGTGCGAACCGATGGCTGGTTGGCGTTCAACATCAAACACTCCTTCCTCGATCACAACGAGACCGGCGGCTTTTCACGGCTGATCCGGGAATTGATCTTCTCCAAGTATTTGGACGTCTACCATCTGGAGTTGTATCGTCACCGGCTTTCGATGGAGGGCACGCAGCTGTTCTACTACGCCCTGGTAGGACGAATGACCGCGTCGATCCCCGAGGATTTCCTCGAGCAGCACGGTATCGAAGATTAA
- a CDS encoding calmodulin-binding protein yields the protein MLALVAGLAAGFAADADADQRAYGRTWGGQASSRDWDRFYHYPYVYYPQNFYGQEYYQSSDSLYHRYPSEMRIPVYNKKWHNYYPSSRRYHSGSHFQLDVF from the coding sequence ATGCTGGCTTTGGTGGCCGGCTTGGCAGCAGGATTTGCCGCCGATGCCGACGCCGACCAGCGTGCTTATGGACGTACTTGGGGCGGGCAAGCCAGCTCCCGCGACTGGGACCGGTTCTACCACTACCCGTACGTCTACTACCCACAGAACTTTTACGGGCAAGAGTACTACCAGAGCAGCGACAGCCTGTACCATCGCTATCCTTCAGAAATGCGGATCCCGGTGTACAACAAGAAGTGGCACAACTACTACCCGTCCAGCCGCCGCTACCACTCGGGCAGCCACTTCCAACTGGACGTCTTTTAA
- a CDS encoding MFS transporter, which produces MHDSHRELSPLSRMVAMLALIVAGEAIFFLPFVLPRIFRPTLLEVFGLNNLQLGIAFSVYGVMAMWAYFPGGPLADRFAARKLMVVALVATAIGGLALATIPSLAALKVLYGFWGVTTILLFWAPLIRATRAWGGAQLPGRAFGILDGGRGLVAAAIGSGAVALFAVFMPSDVQTATLDQQTAALRQVVFLFSGITLAAAVLVWFALPRLTPALDEPQQLYRPGGILRVLRMPTVWLQTIVVVCAYVGYKGLDDVSLYAHEVLRFDEVQAARVGTLSMWVRPFAAVAAGILGDRFGVARMTTLSLLVFGIGSVVVAAGVFRPGMTLFFFATLIATSGAVFALRGLYYAMMEAGRVPFGDTGSAVGIVSVVGYTPDVFMGPLMGVLLDRWPGELGHQLLFAMLALCAFVGLVAAVLFWRITPAEPLGRDG; this is translated from the coding sequence ATGCACGACAGCCATCGAGAATTATCGCCCCTGAGCCGCATGGTCGCGATGCTGGCCCTGATTGTTGCTGGCGAAGCCATCTTCTTTCTGCCCTTTGTGTTGCCGAGAATCTTTCGCCCTACGCTGCTGGAAGTTTTTGGGCTGAACAACCTGCAATTGGGGATTGCCTTTTCGGTGTACGGCGTAATGGCCATGTGGGCGTACTTTCCGGGCGGGCCGTTGGCGGATCGTTTTGCCGCTCGCAAACTGATGGTGGTCGCCCTGGTGGCGACTGCGATCGGCGGGCTGGCCTTGGCGACGATCCCGTCTCTGGCGGCTTTGAAGGTGCTATACGGTTTTTGGGGTGTGACCACGATTTTATTGTTTTGGGCGCCGTTGATCCGCGCCACCCGCGCCTGGGGTGGGGCTCAGCTGCCGGGCCGAGCATTCGGGATACTCGATGGAGGCCGGGGACTGGTGGCGGCCGCGATTGGCAGCGGGGCCGTGGCCCTGTTTGCGGTGTTTATGCCCAGCGACGTCCAAACCGCGACGCTGGACCAACAGACCGCTGCCCTGCGGCAGGTCGTGTTTCTATTTTCCGGCATTACCTTGGCAGCCGCCGTGCTGGTGTGGTTCGCGCTGCCGCGGTTGACGCCGGCACTCGACGAACCGCAGCAGCTCTATCGGCCCGGCGGCATCCTGCGTGTGCTGCGGATGCCCACGGTGTGGCTGCAAACCATCGTGGTGGTCTGTGCCTACGTCGGTTACAAGGGGCTGGACGATGTATCGTTGTATGCGCACGAAGTCCTGCGGTTCGACGAAGTCCAAGCGGCCCGCGTCGGCACGTTGTCGATGTGGGTGCGGCCCTTTGCGGCGGTTGCGGCGGGGATCTTGGGCGATCGTTTTGGGGTCGCTCGGATGACGACGCTGAGTCTGTTGGTGTTCGGGATCGGCAGCGTCGTGGTGGCCGCCGGAGTGTTTCGCCCCGGAATGACGCTCTTCTTCTTTGCCACCTTGATCGCGACCAGCGGTGCGGTGTTTGCCCTGCGTGGCTTGTATTACGCAATGATGGAAGCGGGACGAGTGCCGTTTGGCGATACCGGTAGCGCAGTGGGCATCGTGTCCGTCGTCGGTTACACACCCGACGTCTTCATGGGACCACTGATGGGCGTGCTGCTGGATCGTTGGCCGGGCGAGCTGGGGCATCAACTGCTATTTGCCATGCTCGCGCTATGCGCGTTTGTGGGACTGGTCGCCGCAGTGTTGTTCTGGCGGATAACGCCTGCGGAGCCGCTGGGGCGGGATGGTTGA
- a CDS encoding helix-turn-helix domain-containing protein: MPDRKRGTSIRPLARVLDASDRPAWMIDADGKLSYLSASCQGWLGVDIDSLLGRNTRRVPEPDSDLDRLARSLAAPLGLAERGQVHHRVAPPHLPDADGATADAATSANADVLFLALDERGTEVLALAGHSPPPPTTAEQAVGMAIRKQLDRWQTQWPPLAQLPGTMGESAVAARLRRQLLLAGSAHEHLMLVGPVGSGRESAAHAIHRHRGDKSSREPRSSRNPPSVQIPLVAVDGGLMDAELLDATLAPMVHRLGEVPASEATVLLRNLDQMPHDAQGRLQQTCERFESRLWLLAISTVDGESLRADGCLIDELADRLGVYSIRFTSLADRAVDIPVIATAILQRRRSQSSGQAERFSRQTLDVLVSYPWPQNLSELDAAIRHAVRTATGPAILPTDLPLAIRTYAAPDPGGGQGPNLNLDAALSKLERQLISRALDQAGGNRAEAARLLNISRGRLLRKLEEQDADK; this comes from the coding sequence ATGCCTGACCGTAAACGGGGAACGAGCATTCGGCCGCTGGCGCGGGTGCTCGATGCGTCCGATCGTCCGGCTTGGATGATCGACGCGGACGGCAAGCTGAGCTATTTGTCGGCCAGCTGCCAAGGCTGGCTGGGAGTCGATATCGACTCTCTCCTGGGCCGCAACACTCGCAGGGTCCCCGAGCCGGATTCCGATTTGGATCGTCTGGCTCGCTCTCTAGCGGCCCCGCTGGGTTTGGCCGAACGCGGACAGGTCCACCACCGCGTGGCCCCGCCCCATCTGCCCGACGCCGACGGCGCCACTGCTGACGCCGCAACATCGGCGAATGCCGACGTGCTGTTTCTCGCGTTGGACGAACGCGGCACGGAAGTGCTGGCCTTGGCCGGACATTCACCGCCACCGCCCACAACTGCCGAACAAGCCGTGGGGATGGCGATCCGCAAACAGCTCGATCGTTGGCAAACTCAGTGGCCGCCGCTGGCTCAGTTGCCCGGCACGATGGGTGAATCCGCCGTGGCCGCTCGTCTGCGGCGTCAGTTGTTACTGGCGGGCTCGGCGCACGAGCACCTGATGCTGGTGGGCCCGGTGGGCAGCGGGCGAGAATCGGCGGCCCACGCGATTCATCGTCATCGCGGCGACAAGTCGTCCCGCGAACCGCGATCGTCCCGCAATCCGCCGTCGGTCCAGATACCGTTGGTCGCCGTCGATGGTGGACTGATGGATGCGGAATTATTGGATGCCACGCTGGCGCCGATGGTTCACCGCCTGGGGGAAGTCCCGGCCAGCGAAGCCACCGTACTGCTCCGCAATCTGGATCAGATGCCTCACGACGCACAGGGTCGGCTGCAACAAACCTGCGAACGCTTTGAATCCCGCTTGTGGTTGCTGGCGATCAGTACCGTCGATGGCGAAAGCTTGCGAGCCGATGGCTGCTTGATTGACGAGCTGGCCGACCGGTTGGGCGTGTACAGCATCCGGTTTACGTCGTTGGCCGACCGAGCGGTCGACATTCCGGTGATCGCTACTGCAATCCTCCAACGCCGCCGCAGCCAAAGCAGCGGGCAAGCCGAACGATTTAGTCGCCAGACGCTGGACGTGTTGGTCAGTTACCCCTGGCCGCAAAACCTGTCGGAACTCGACGCCGCGATCCGCCACGCCGTGCGGACGGCAACCGGCCCCGCCATCCTGCCGACCGATTTGCCCTTGGCGATTCGCACCTATGCCGCCCCCGACCCCGGCGGTGGCCAGGGACCGAACCTGAACCTGGATGCGGCGTTGTCCAAGCTGGAGCGACAACTGATCTCGCGAGCTCTCGACCAAGCCGGTGGCAATCGTGCCGAAGCGGCCAGGCTGTTGAACATCAGCCGTGGCCGTCTACTCCGCAAACTGGAAGAACAGGACGCCGACAAATGA